One Thunnus albacares chromosome 12, fThuAlb1.1, whole genome shotgun sequence genomic region harbors:
- the nadkb gene encoding NAD kinase b, producing the protein MENSDTSPASGPPAVPDRGMARPSGHLGQLSESARPCRRREHPSKSPRRRREAKRSQRRGGGHEQLLWEIERRRLPGQHEHLEPSGSASDTAESSPKRRAHFLHGPYPATHFGPKACILPNPTSVMHIQDPASQRLTWNKPPVNVLVIRKIRDESLVEPFKELCRFLVEEKQMMVYVERRVADDATLSKDEAFGSIRNQLCTFREGYDDISDCIDLIICLGGDGTLLYASSLFQGSVPPVMAFHLGSLGFLTPFKFESYKTEVAKVFEGNAAITLRSRLKVKVVKDMLQRTGQQPNSREPPPPPPPLPQQQQQQQQQQQQQQQQEHNGLLPQGHINSEAGKVTLQLQVLNEVVVDRGPSSYLSNVDLYLDGRLITSVQGDGVIVSTPTGSTAYAAAAGASMIHPNVPAIMVTPICPHSLSFRPIVVPAGVELMITLSPDARNTAWVSFDGRKRQEIQHGDCIKITTSCYPVPSICCHDLVYDWFESLAQCLHWNVRKRQARLADVSDSSDTEN; encoded by the exons ATGGAGAATTCAGACACCAGTCCGGCATCGGGACCCCCGGCAGTGCCGGACAGAGGCATGGCGCGACCCTCGGGCCACCTGGGTCAGCTGTCAGAGTCAGCCAGGCCCTGCAGGCGAAGGGAGCACCCGTCCAAGTCACCAAGGAGACGACGGGAGGCAAAGAGGTCGCAGCGACGGGGGGGTGGTCATGAACAGCTGCTCTGGGAAATTGAGCGGCGGAGGTTGCCAGGCCAACACGAGCACTTGGAGCCATCTGGCTCGGCAAGCGACACAGCGGAAAGTTCACCTAAGAG AAGAGCTCACTTTCTACATGGACCGTATCCAGCCACTCACTTCGGACCCAAAGCCTGTATTCTTCCCAACCCAACTTCAGTCAT GCACATCCAGGACCCGGCCAGCCAGCGGCTCACTTGGAATAAACCTCCGGTCAACGTACTCGTCATTAGGAAAATTAGAGATGAGAGTCTGGTCGAGCCTTTCAAAGAGCTCTGCAGGTTTCTAGTGGAG GAGAAGCAGATGATGGTGTACGTGGAACGCAGGGTCGCAGATGATGCTACGCTCTCAAAGGATGAGGCCTTCGGCTCCATCCGCAATCAGCTCTGTACCTTCAGAGAGG GTTATGATGATATCTCGGACTGCATAGACCTGATCATCTGTCTGGGTGGTGATGGGACTCTGCTCTatgcctcctctctcttccaG gGCAGCGTTCCTCCAGTTATGGCGTTCCACCTCGGTTCTCTTGGTTTCCTGACGCCCTTCAAGTTTGAGTCATACAAGACTGAAGTGGCCAAAGTATTTGAAG GGAATGCGGCCATCACTTTGCGCAGTCGTCTGAAGGTGAAGGTGGTAAAGGACATGCTTCAGAGGACGGGCCAGCAGCCGAACAGCCGagagccgccgccgccgccgccaccgctgccgcaacagcagcagcagcagcagcagcagcagcagcagcagcaacagcaggaacaCAACGGACTCCTTCCTCAAGGACACATTAACAGTGAGGCTGGCAAAGTCACCCTGCAGCTACAG GTGTTGAATGAGGTGGTGGTGGACCGAGGTCCGTCCTCCTACCTGTCCAACGTGGACTTGTACCTCGATGGACGACTCATCACCTCAGTGCAGGGGGACG GTGTGATCGTTTCCACGCCTACAGGCAGCACGGCGTACGCAGCGGCAGCGGGAGCCTCCATGATCCACCCCAACGTACCCGCCATCATGGTCACCCCCATCTGCCCTCACTCGCTCTCCTTCAGGCCCATCGTGGTCCCTGCCGGGGTGGAGCTCATG ATCACCTTGTCCCCTGATGCCAGAAACACTGCCTGGGTGTCGTTTGATGGCAGGAAGCGGCAGGAGATCCAGCACGGAGACTG CATTAAGATCACTACGTCTTGTTACCCCGTGCCCTCTATCTGTTGCCACGACCTGGTGTACGACTGGTTTGAAAGCCTGGCGCAGTGTTTGCACTGGAACGTACGCAAGAGGCAGGCCCGACTGGCGGACGTCTCAGACTCTTCGGACACGGAAAACTGA